One Pseudomonas sp. B21_DOA genomic window, ACGGTAACGATTCAGACGTTGCCTGGCGCAAAACGCCGCGCATTATAACCAGCGTTCTGTCATTCGGGGGCGTTGCAGCCTGTAGGCATAAACCCCGGTTTTCTGGCAGTGAAGGAAAAATCTGCTAACAATGCACACGGTGCGTATAACGGCAGCTACGCCATAATGCGCGCCGAGCTAAAAGGAGCATCCAATGAGCAGCACTGCACAAACGGCTGAAGGCGAAAAAATTCTAATCGTTGATGACGATCCGGGGCTGAGCAGCCTGCTGGAGCGTTTCTTCGTCAGCAAGGGCTACCGTGCCCGTACCGTTCCGAACACCGAGCAGATGGACCGTCTGCTGGCGCGTGAAGTGTTCAATCTGGTCGTCCTCGACCTGATGCTGCCGGGCGAAGACGGCCTGACCGCGTGCCGCCGCCTGCGCGGCGCGAACAACCAGATTCCGATCATCATGCTCACCGCCAAGGGCGATGAGCTGAGCCGCATCAAGGGCCTTGAACTGGGCGCCGACGATTACCTGGCCAAGCCGTTCAACCCGGACGAGCTGATGGCACGGGTCAAAGCGGTATTGCGCCGTCAGGCCGCACCGGTACCGGGCGCACCGGGCAGCGAAGACGAAAACGTCACCTTCGGTGATTACGTGTTGTCGCTGGCCACCCGCGAACTCAAGCGTGGCGATGAAGTGCACATGCTCACCACCGGTGAGTTCGCGGTACTCAAGGCGCTGGTGATGAACGCTCGTCAGCCACTGACCCGTGACAAGCTGATGAATCTCGCCCGTGGCCGTGAATGGGATGCGCTCGAGCGTTCCATCGACGTGCAGATCTCGCGTCTGCGCCGGATGATCGAACCCGATCCGTCGAAACCGCGTTACATCCAGACCGTCTGGGGCGTGGGTTACGTGTTCGTACCGGATGGCACCGCCACCAAGTGATCGGTGATTTGTAGGAGCGGGTCTGCAAGGCTCTGGCCGCACGGCCATTGCCACAGACTCGCAATCCGCAATATGCGAGCATTGCTCGCTCCTGCAAGTGTGTAGCGGTTAAAGATGAAAACCCCCGTCTGGTTCCCCCAAAGTTTTTCTCCCGCACCCTCTGGCTGGTGCTGATCGTCGTGCTGTTTTCCAAGGCGCTGACCCTGGTTTATCTGTTGATGAACGAGGACGTGCTGGTGGATCGCCAATACAGCCATGGCGTCGCTCTGACGCTGCGCGCCTATTGGGCCGCCGACGAAGAAAACCGCGCAAAAATCGCCGATGCCGCGACCCTGATCCGCGTGGTTGGCGCCGGTGTGCCGGAAGGCGAACAACACTGGCCGTACAGCGAAATCTATCAGCGCCAAATGCAGGCCGAACTGGGGGCCGACACTGAGGTGCGCTTGCGCATGCACTCGCCGCCGGCATTGTGGGTGAGGGCGCCGAGCCTGGGCGATGGCTGGCTGAAAGTACCGCTGTATCCGCATCCGCTGCGCGGCCAGAAAATCTGGAACGTGCTCGGCTGGTTCCTCGCCATCGGCCTGCTATCGACGGCGTCGGCATGGATTTTCGTCAGCCAGCTCAACCAGCCGCTGAAGCGTCTGGTGTATGCCGCGCGACAACTCGGCCAGGGCCGCAGCGTGCGCCTGCCGATCAGCGACACGCCCAGCGAAATGACCGAGGTTTACCGCGCCTTCAATCAGATGGCCGAGGACGTCGAACAGGCCGGGCGTGAGCGTGAGCTGATGCTCGCCGGCGTCTCCCATGACTTGCGCACACCGCTGACGCGCTTGCGCCTGTCGCTGGAACTGATGGGCGATCACACCGACCTCACCGACGACATGGTTCGCGACATCGAAGACATGGATGCGATTCTCGACCAGTTCCTCGCGTTCATCCGCGACGGTCGCGATGAGTCTGTAGAAGAAGTCGACCTCAGCGATCTGGTGCGCGAAGTTGCCGCGCCATACAACCAGAATGAAGAGAAGGTACGTTTGCGCCTGGAACCGATCCAGCCGTTTCCGCTACGTCGAGTATCGATGAAACGCCTGCTTAATAACCTGATCGGCAACGCCTTGAACCATGCCGGCACGGGTGTTGAGGTCGCGGCTTATGTGTCAGGAGATACCAGCGCGCCGTATGTGGTCCTGAGTGTGATGGACCGTGGCGCCGGTATCGATCCGTCCGAGCTTGAAGCAATCTTCAACCCGTTTACCCGAGGTGATCGGGCTCGCGGTGGCAAAGGTACCGGGCTGGGACTGGCGATCGTGAAAAGGATTGCGGCGATGCATGGCGGCAATGTCGAATTGCGCAACCGGTCCGGGGTGGACTGGAGGCGCGGGTGAGATTGCCGCTTGGATTGATGTTGCCCCGAGATGCGGTCTAGAAGCAGCTGCAAGCTTCAAGCTGCAAGTTGCAAGTTGCAAGCAAAGCGCTGTTCACTTGCCGCTTGAAGCTTGCCGCTAGCACCTGCTTTTCTAGCCCTTGCCCTTGGTGCGGGTCATATTCGGCCCGCCATTCTTTTCCAGATGCTCGATGATGATCCCGGCGACATTCTTGCCGGTGGTGGTCTCGATCCCTTCCAGTCCCGGCGACGAATTGACTTCCATCACCAGCGGCCCGTGATTGGAGCGCAGGATATCCACACCCGCCACTGCCAGGCCCATTACCTTGGCCGCGCGCAACGCGGTCATGCGTTCTTCCGGGGTGATCTTGATCAGGCTGGCGCTGCCGCCGCGATGCAGGTTGGAACGAAACTCGCCCGGCTTGGCCTGACGCTTCATTGCCGCGATCACCTTGTCGCCGACCACGAAGCAGCGGATATCCGCGCCGCCGGCTTCCTTGATGTATTCCTGAACCATGATGTTCTGCTTCAGGCCCATGAATGCTTCGATCACCGACTCTGCCGCCGTCGCGGTTTCGCACAGCACCACGCCGATGCCCTGAGTGCCTTCGAGTACCTTGATCACCAGCGGTGCGCCGTTGACCATGGCGATCAGATCGGGAATGTCGTCCGGCGAGTGGGCAAAACCGGTGACCGGCAAACCGATTCCGCGCCGCGACAGCAGCTGCAGGGAACGCAATTTGTCCCGCGAGCGGGCAATGGCCACCGACTCGTTGAGCGGGAACACGCCCATCATTTCGAACTGACGCAACACCGCGCAGCCGTAGAACGTCACCGACGCGCCGATCCGCGGGATCACCGCATCAAAACCTTCCAGCGGTTTGCCGCGGTAATGGATCTGCGGCTTGTGGCTGGCAATGTTCATGTAGGCGCGCAAGGTGTCGATCACCACCATTTCATGCCCGCGCTCGATTCCGGCTTCGACCAGACGGCGGGTGGAATACAGACGCGGATTACGCGACAGCACAGCGATCTTCATGCAACACCTGTGGAGGAGGTAGATACCGGGAACACCGGCTTGTCTTGTACATACTTGATGCCCGGATTGACCACCAGTTGGCCATCGATCAGGGCTTTGGAACCGAGCAACAGGCGATAACGCATGGACTTGCGGCAGGCCAAAGTGAATTCCACTGGCCAGACCCGATCGCCCAAAGCCAGCGTGGTACTGATCACGTAGCGCACCTGCGCATGGCCGTTGGAGCTCTTGATGGTTTTGCGCGTGACCAGCGGCGCTTCGCAGCGCCGGTGACGCAGTTGCACCACCGTGCCTAGGTGCGCGGTGAAACGCACCCATTTCTCGCCGTCGCGTTCGAACGGTTCGATATCGGTGGCGTGCAGGCTGGAGGTGCTGGCGCCGGTGTCGATTTTTGCGCGCAGGCCCGCGACTCCCAGGCCCGGGAGCGCCACCCACTCGCGCAGACCGACAACGGTCAAATGATCAAATGTCTTCAAAGAAAAAACCAAGGGTTAACGCTTCCAGGCTTCGTCTGGCACCTGGGGCAACGCTTTGAAAGCAGGTTTGGCGAACCAGTAGCCCTGCATCAGAAATATTCCACAGTCCGCGAGGAAGTCCCGTTCCCCGGCGCTCTCGATGCCCTCGGCAATGACTGTAACGTTCAACTCCGCACACATTGTGACAATCCCCCGCACGATTACCTGACGGACACGGTCTTGATCGATATCGCGGATCAGCGCCATGTCGAGTTTGATCAGGTCCGGTTGGAAATCAGCCAGCAGATTGAGCCCCGAATAACCGGCACCGAAATCGTCGATGGCGGTCTTGAAGCCGAATTCGCGGTATTCACGCAGAATATTGGTCAAATGGCGATAATTATCTACGTGCTCGATCTCCAGGGTTTCGAAAATCAGCCGGTCGATCGGAAAGTTGTGTTTTCGTGCGGCCTCCAGTGTGCTGCGAATGCATAACTCTGGACGGTAGACGGCGTTGGGCAAAAAGTTGATCGACAAGTGTGTCTGCATATTAAGACTGGCCGCGCCTTCGATGGCGCGAGTCCGGCAGAGCTGGTCGAAGCGGTAGCGGTTGTCTTCTGTAACCTGATTTAACACGGACAGCGCCCCTCACCGGCCACACCGCGCACCAGCGCTTCATGGGCGAATACCGATTGGTCGCGCAGATCGACGATCGGCTGGTAGGCGAAGGCAAAATCGAAGTCCAGCGGCTCGCTCTGCTGGCAGCCCTGGCAACCGCCCTTTGGCGAGGTCAATGAAGTCGGAAATTTTGTCACTCGATCACTCCAGGCCGGTCAGGCGGCGAAGATCACAGTCTATCTGGTGGGCCGAGTTCTTGCGCCCGACAGAAACGGTAGTACAGTTCCGACTACTGGCTGAGCGAGGAATTCATATGGGACAGAAGCAGGAAGAGGACGACAAGGTCCGTCTCGATAAATGGCTGTGGGCGGCGCGTTTCTACAAGACCCGTGCGCTGGCCAAAGCAGCCATTGAAAGTGGCAAGGTGCATTGCCGTGGCGAGCGCTGCAAACCGGGCAAGGAACCACGCATCGGTGACGAGTTCGAGATTCGCACCGGCTTCGAAGTGCGCACGGTGAGGGTCGAGGCGTTGTCGATCGTGCGTCGGGGCGCACCCGAGGCGCAGACCCTGTATGCCGAGACCGAAGCGAGTATCGCCAAGCGCGAAGCAGCTGCGGCGATGCGCAAGGCAGGGTCGTTGGGCGTGAGCACCGATGGCAAGCCGAGCAAAAAGCAGCGGCGTGATTTGTTCAAGTTTCGCGGTAGCAGCAACGAAGATTGAAACGTTATGCCGGCCTCTTCGCGAGCGGGCTCGCTCCCACATTTGATCGAGTCGTCTGTGGCAGCGAGCATGCTTGCGAATCGACTACGACGCGGAATCAGGCGCTACGCACCACACTCATCCGCGACACCAGCGGCAACTTGGCCAGCAATGCGAAAACCGGGGCGGTCAGCTTCAACCAGAAGTTCGCGGCGTGAAAGGCAAACGGCGTGTAGTAGCCCCAGCCCAACGCCCATACCGCCAGCAGTACGCCACCGATGTAATCGTCCTGGCCCCAATGCGCGCCGGCCACCAGACGCGGCAGCATGAACAACACTGCCAGACCCCAGGCCGTCAGAAATTGCCCGACCGTGCGGCTGAACACGCCCATGAACAGTGCCCAGATCAACAGCACCGAAGCGTGATCACCCGGGAAGCTCTGGCCCGAGCGATCCTTCAGCTCCCAGGTTTTTTCCAGGTGCGGAAAGTAATCACTGATGTGTACGGCGCCCTCAAGCACCATCGACGGGCTGCTGTGCTGCCAGCCCATATGGTCGGCGAATTTGGAAAACAGCGCGCGAATCACCACCATCAACAGCAGGATGGAGAAAAAACCGAAGAATGCGCGGCGCACGTCGATCGCCCTGAAGACCCAGTCGCCCTTGATCAGCAGCGTCAGCAGAATCAGTCCGACGACGATGTCGAACGGGCGCAGACTTGCAATTGCCCAGATGTGGAGCCATATCGGGTTGCTGGCCAGCGGTGCATTCAGTGAGCGGAACAGCCACTCGTCGAAAATCACACACAGCATCTGGCCGGTAGGCCATAACCAGAAAGCCAGTAGCGCCAACGGCACTACGTTACACAGAACCAGCCGGCCGAGGTTCCACCTTGATTGGAACAAACCCGGATTGTTCATAAAATGCCTCCCATGGCGAAAAAGCGCCGGCACCAAAAAAGTGCCAGCAAGCGCAAATTTTCACGTTTTGTAATCATTTTGTCATCACATTCAGATACCCAGACCTATGACCGACCTAGCGGATACCGATTTCACTCAACGCTTCATCTTCGATGACAGCGACACTCGCGGCGAACTGGTAGCGCTGGAGCGCAGCTACGCCGAAGTCCTCGCCAAACACCCGTACCCGGAGCCGGTCGCACAGTTGCTCGGCGAACTGATGGCGGCCGCTTCGTTGCTGGTCGGCACGCTCAAGTTCGATGGCCTGTTGATTTTGCAGGCGCGCTCGGAAGGGCCGATTCCGCTGCTGATGATCGAGTGCTCCAGCGAGCGCGAAATCCGTGGCCTGGCGCGCTATGACGCCGAGCAGATCGCGGCCGACGCTACCCTCAGCGACCTGATGCCGAACGGCGTTCTGGCCCTGACTGTCGATCCGACTGTGGGCCAGCGCTATCAGGGCATTGTCGATCTCGACGGCGAAACCCTGTCCGATTGCTTCACCAACTATTTCGTCATGTCGCAGCAGGTCGGCACACGCTTCAAGCTGTTCGCCGATGGTCGTCGTGCACGCGGCATGCTGCTGCAACAACTCCCTGCCGATCGCTTGAAAGACGAAGAGGACCGCGCTGCTAGCTGGCAGCATCTCACCGCGTTGGCCAGCACTCTGAGCGCCGATGAATTGCTCAGCCTCGACAACGAAACCGTGCTGCATCGGCTGTATCACGAGGAGCAGGTACGTCTGTTCGATGTGCAGCATCTGCGCTTCAGCTGCAGCTGCTCGCGGGAACGCTCCGGCAATGCGCTGGTCAGTCTTGGGCTGGAGGATGCGCTGGCGCTGGCCGCCGAGCAGGGTGGCAAAGTCGAGATCGATTGCCAGTTCTGCAATCAGCAGTACCTGTTCGACGCGGCTGATATCACTCAATTGTTCGCTGGCGCGGGCGTCGATACGCCGTCAGATACCCGTCACTAAAACGGTTCAGCGCAGGTAAATTCACTGCGCAATGACGGAATATCGCCGTTACGACGGGAGGACCCTACTCTTTTTGGGCTTTTCTGGCATAATCCGGCCCACTTTTTTCGCGGTAGTAGTGCACGACTTTCTACTACAAAACGTTTGGAGCACACTCGGCCGCTGGCCGACGGGGAACCTCATGACGCAAGCCAATAACGCCGTGTACACCGATCTGAGTGTTGATGATCTGGTAAAAGAAGCCCTGAATCGCGGTGAAGGCGAGCTTGCCGATACCGGCGCCTTGGTTGTTCGCACCGGTCACCGCACCGGCCGTTCGCCAGTCGACCGTTTCATCGTTGAAGAGCCTTCCACCCAGGCCGCTATCGCCTGGGGCCCGATCAACCGCAAGTTCCCGGCCGACAAGTTCGATGCCCTGTGGGCTCGCGTCGAGGCTTTCAACAACGCGCAAGAGCACTTCGTTTCCCACGTCCATGTAGGCGCGGCGGAAGATCACTACCTGGCCGTGAAAATGACCACCCAGACTGCCTGGCAGAACCTGTTCGGTCGTTGCCTGTTCATCAATCCGGCCCAGTACAACCCGGCTGGCCGTGAAGAATGGCAAGTGCTCAACGTCGCCAACTTCGAGTGCGTGCCTGAGCGTGACGGCACCAACTCCGATGGTTGCGTGATCATCAACTTCGGGCAGAAGAAAGTGCTGATCGCCGGCATGCGTTACGCCGGTGAGATGAAGAAGGCCATGTTCTCGGTGCAGAACTTCCTGCTGCCGGCCGCTGACGTGCTGCCAATGCACTGCGCTGCCAACATCGGCGAAGACGGCGACGTGACCCTGTTCTTCGGTCTGTCGGGCACCGGTAAAACCACCCTGTCGGCGGACGAAAGC contains:
- the ompR gene encoding two-component system response regulator OmpR; protein product: MSSTAQTAEGEKILIVDDDPGLSSLLERFFVSKGYRARTVPNTEQMDRLLAREVFNLVVLDLMLPGEDGLTACRRLRGANNQIPIIMLTAKGDELSRIKGLELGADDYLAKPFNPDELMARVKAVLRRQAAPVPGAPGSEDENVTFGDYVLSLATRELKRGDEVHMLTTGEFAVLKALVMNARQPLTRDKLMNLARGREWDALERSIDVQISRLRRMIEPDPSKPRYIQTVWGVGYVFVPDGTATK
- the rimK gene encoding 30S ribosomal protein S6--L-glutamate ligase gives rise to the protein MKIAVLSRNPRLYSTRRLVEAGIERGHEMVVIDTLRAYMNIASHKPQIHYRGKPLEGFDAVIPRIGASVTFYGCAVLRQFEMMGVFPLNESVAIARSRDKLRSLQLLSRRGIGLPVTGFAHSPDDIPDLIAMVNGAPLVIKVLEGTQGIGVVLCETATAAESVIEAFMGLKQNIMVQEYIKEAGGADIRCFVVGDKVIAAMKRQAKPGEFRSNLHRGGSASLIKITPEERMTALRAAKVMGLAVAGVDILRSNHGPLVMEVNSSPGLEGIETTTGKNVAGIIIEHLEKNGGPNMTRTKGKG
- a CDS encoding ATP-dependent zinc protease encodes the protein MTVVGLREWVALPGLGVAGLRAKIDTGASTSSLHATDIEPFERDGEKWVRFTAHLGTVVQLRHRRCEAPLVTRKTIKSSNGHAQVRYVISTTLALGDRVWPVEFTLACRKSMRYRLLLGSKALIDGQLVVNPGIKYVQDKPVFPVSTSSTGVA
- a CDS encoding RNA-binding protein gives rise to the protein MGQKQEEDDKVRLDKWLWAARFYKTRALAKAAIESGKVHCRGERCKPGKEPRIGDEFEIRTGFEVRTVRVEALSIVRRGAPEAQTLYAETEASIAKREAAAAMRKAGSLGVSTDGKPSKKQRRDLFKFRGSSNED
- a CDS encoding phosphatase PAP2 family protein — encoded protein: MNNPGLFQSRWNLGRLVLCNVVPLALLAFWLWPTGQMLCVIFDEWLFRSLNAPLASNPIWLHIWAIASLRPFDIVVGLILLTLLIKGDWVFRAIDVRRAFFGFFSILLLMVVIRALFSKFADHMGWQHSSPSMVLEGAVHISDYFPHLEKTWELKDRSGQSFPGDHASVLLIWALFMGVFSRTVGQFLTAWGLAVLFMLPRLVAGAHWGQDDYIGGVLLAVWALGWGYYTPFAFHAANFWLKLTAPVFALLAKLPLVSRMSVVRSA
- the hslO gene encoding Hsp33 family molecular chaperone HslO, which encodes MTDLADTDFTQRFIFDDSDTRGELVALERSYAEVLAKHPYPEPVAQLLGELMAAASLLVGTLKFDGLLILQARSEGPIPLLMIECSSEREIRGLARYDAEQIAADATLSDLMPNGVLALTVDPTVGQRYQGIVDLDGETLSDCFTNYFVMSQQVGTRFKLFADGRRARGMLLQQLPADRLKDEEDRAASWQHLTALASTLSADELLSLDNETVLHRLYHEEQVRLFDVQHLRFSCSCSRERSGNALVSLGLEDALALAAEQGGKVEIDCQFCNQQYLFDAADITQLFAGAGVDTPSDTRH